In a single window of the Veillonella sp. genome:
- a CDS encoding multidrug efflux SMR transporter, with amino-acid sequence MLPYFLLALSIGLELFATTMLKASDGFTRPLQTIACALGYVGSFYTLTHVLNYIPLSVTYATWSGVGLVVTTLISVFIFSEGINIYTVLGIALIVVGVVILNLWGR; translated from the coding sequence ATGTTACCATATTTTTTATTAGCTTTATCAATTGGGTTAGAGTTATTTGCAACGACAATGTTAAAAGCATCTGATGGCTTTACTAGACCGTTGCAGACCATTGCGTGCGCACTGGGATATGTAGGATCTTTTTATACGTTAACACATGTGTTGAACTATATTCCGCTAAGTGTTACGTATGCTACTTGGTCTGGTGTGGGTCTCGTGGTGACGACATTGATTTCTGTCTTTATATTTAGTGAAGGAATTAATATTTATACTGTATTGGGAATCGCCTTAATTGTAGTAGGCGTTGTGATTCTTAATTTATGGGGTCGATGA
- a CDS encoding 2-isopropylmalate synthase codes for MDQNRVYFFDTTLRDGEQTPGVSLQTPEKIEIAKGLVRLGIDVIEAGFPAASPGDFEAVQTIAREVKGATICALARANEKDVQKAIDALKDAERSRLHVFIAISELHMEYKLKMTRQEVLDKVKSVLAYAKGKVDEIEFSGEDAARSDLDFACQVFGVAIAGGATIINVPDTVGYMNPNEFGDKIRYIKEHTPGIENAIISVHCHDDLGLANANTLAAIKAGARQVEGTINGLGERAGNVAIEEVVMALKTRHDYFGNLQVNIDTKQFTKVSKLVSRLTGVVVPPNKPIVGSNAFAHESGIHQHGMMSNPETYEIMTPESVGAEKTDLVLGKHSGRHAFADHLAKLGFQSFTEEKINDLFAKFKELADRKKQVYDDDIIALVVDNLHHKKAFELVAQYYKLGEKGYAYADVRLMTPEGEKADAAVGDGPVDASLKAVERVVGLPISLKDYQIRAITAGKDALGEATLKVEYNGRLYHGRGISTDIVKSSVNAYINAVNSVFLAMELEQEEEK; via the coding sequence ATGGATCAAAATCGCGTATATTTCTTCGATACAACCCTTCGTGATGGGGAACAAACACCAGGTGTGTCTTTACAAACTCCTGAAAAAATTGAAATTGCGAAAGGCCTAGTACGCCTCGGCATCGATGTAATCGAGGCTGGTTTCCCAGCAGCATCCCCTGGGGATTTTGAAGCAGTACAAACGATTGCACGCGAAGTGAAAGGCGCAACAATTTGTGCGTTGGCACGTGCTAATGAAAAGGACGTACAAAAAGCGATTGATGCGTTGAAAGATGCGGAACGTAGCCGTTTGCATGTATTCATTGCTATTTCTGAACTTCATATGGAATATAAATTAAAAATGACTCGCCAAGAGGTATTGGATAAGGTTAAATCTGTATTGGCATATGCAAAAGGTAAGGTTGATGAAATCGAGTTCTCCGGTGAAGATGCGGCACGCTCTGATTTAGATTTCGCATGCCAAGTATTTGGTGTTGCCATTGCTGGTGGTGCAACAATTATTAATGTACCAGACACAGTAGGTTACATGAACCCTAATGAGTTCGGTGATAAGATTCGTTACATCAAAGAACATACACCAGGTATTGAAAATGCAATTATCTCTGTTCACTGCCATGACGATTTAGGTCTTGCTAATGCAAATACGTTAGCCGCTATTAAAGCAGGTGCACGCCAAGTAGAAGGCACAATTAATGGCCTAGGCGAACGGGCTGGTAACGTAGCGATTGAAGAAGTTGTAATGGCTCTTAAAACACGCCATGATTACTTCGGCAATCTTCAAGTGAACATCGATACAAAACAATTTACGAAAGTTTCTAAACTAGTAAGTCGTTTGACAGGTGTCGTAGTTCCACCAAACAAACCAATCGTAGGTTCTAACGCTTTTGCTCATGAGTCTGGTATTCACCAACATGGTATGATGAGCAATCCTGAAACATATGAAATCATGACTCCTGAGTCCGTAGGGGCTGAAAAAACAGACCTCGTATTGGGCAAACACTCTGGCCGTCATGCCTTCGCTGATCATTTGGCAAAACTTGGGTTCCAATCTTTCACAGAAGAGAAAATCAACGACCTCTTTGCTAAATTCAAAGAATTGGCAGACCGCAAAAAACAAGTATACGATGATGATATCATCGCTCTTGTAGTAGACAACTTACATCACAAAAAAGCATTTGAGCTTGTGGCTCAATACTACAAATTGGGTGAAAAAGGCTATGCTTACGCAGACGTTCGCCTCATGACTCCAGAAGGTGAAAAAGCCGATGCTGCCGTTGGTGACGGTCCGGTAGACGCATCCCTTAAAGCGGTTGAACGTGTGGTTGGCTTGCCAATCAGCTTAAAAGACTACCAAATCCGTGCTATTACAGCAGGTAAAGATGCCCTTGGGGAAGCAACCCTTAAGGTAGAATATAACGGTCGTTTGTACCATGGTCGTGGTATCAGCACCGATATCGTTAAATCAAGTGTAAATGCATATATTAATGCAGTAAACTCAGTATTCCTAGCTATGGAGCTAGAACAAGAGGAGGAAAAATAA
- the leuC gene encoding 3-isopropylmalate dehydratase large subunit, protein MGMTITEKNMARHAGLDVVKPGQIIECHLDAVLMNDITFPPARKEFLKIGKPVFDRHKIYLVPDHFTPNKDIQSATQAKVMRDFVREHGITNYFEVGRMGIEHVILPEKGLIGPGEMMIGADSHTCTYGAVNAFSTGVGSTDAGVAMAEGKTWFKVPETIKVELIGKPNKWVTGKDVILDLIGQIGVDGARYMALEFAGEGVQHMTMADRLTICNMAIEAGGKCGVFPYDAVTEEYIKGRVNRPVEPINADPDAVYAQTITIDLSKLQPVVAFPHLPSNTHYINEIDKDIKIDQVIIGSCTNGRYEDLVAAAEIFKGRKVAPFVRCIVIPGSQDVYDQAMKDGLLDIFIQADCAVSTPTCGPCLGGYMGIMAEGERTVSTTNRNFRGRMGHVDSEVYLASPYVAAASAVLGRIAGPEEV, encoded by the coding sequence ATGGGTATGACCATTACTGAAAAGAATATGGCTCGCCACGCGGGTCTTGATGTTGTAAAACCGGGCCAAATCATCGAATGTCATTTGGACGCTGTTTTGATGAACGACATCACATTCCCACCAGCTCGTAAAGAGTTCTTGAAAATTGGCAAACCTGTATTTGACCGTCATAAAATCTACTTGGTACCTGACCATTTCACACCAAATAAAGATATTCAATCCGCTACACAAGCAAAAGTAATGCGCGATTTCGTACGCGAACATGGCATTACAAACTACTTTGAAGTTGGTCGCATGGGTATCGAGCACGTTATTTTGCCAGAAAAAGGTCTTATCGGTCCTGGCGAAATGATGATCGGTGCTGACTCCCACACTTGTACATATGGTGCGGTAAATGCATTCTCCACAGGCGTAGGCTCTACCGATGCGGGCGTTGCTATGGCAGAAGGTAAAACTTGGTTCAAAGTACCTGAAACTATTAAGGTTGAACTTATCGGCAAACCTAACAAATGGGTAACTGGTAAAGACGTAATCCTTGATTTGATTGGTCAAATCGGCGTAGACGGTGCTCGTTACATGGCTCTTGAATTTGCTGGTGAAGGCGTACAACATATGACTATGGCTGATCGCCTTACAATCTGTAACATGGCTATCGAAGCAGGTGGTAAATGTGGCGTATTCCCTTACGATGCAGTGACTGAAGAATACATTAAAGGTCGCGTAAATCGTCCTGTAGAACCTATTAATGCTGACCCTGATGCAGTATATGCCCAAACAATTACAATTGACTTGTCCAAATTACAACCAGTGGTAGCGTTCCCTCATTTGCCATCCAACACACATTACATCAACGAAATCGACAAAGATATTAAAATCGACCAAGTTATCATCGGTTCTTGTACAAATGGCCGTTACGAAGACTTGGTGGCTGCTGCGGAGATCTTCAAAGGTCGCAAAGTAGCTCCATTCGTTCGTTGTATCGTAATCCCTGGTTCCCAAGATGTATACGACCAAGCTATGAAAGATGGCTTGTTAGACATCTTCATTCAAGCTGACTGCGCTGTGTCCACACCAACATGTGGTCCATGCCTAGGCGGTTACATGGGTATCATGGCTGAAGGGGAACGCACAGTTTCCACAACAAACCGTAACTTCCGTGGTCGTATGGGTCACGTTGATTCTGAAGTATATTTGGCAAGCCCTTACGTGGCAGCAGCAAGTGCTGTATTAGGCCGCATTGCAGGCCCTGAGGAGGTTTAA
- a CDS encoding MBL fold metallo-hydrolase — MRKHIKNNVSWVGKIDWELQEFHGSDYSINNGSSQNAYLIEEEKTVLIDTVWKPHSTEFIDNLASEIDLNKIDFIVCNHGEVDHSGSLPALMEKIPNTPIYCTENAVKSLVGQYHHPEWNFRTVKKGDSVDIGNGKSLVFVEMRMLHWPDSMATYMTGDNILFSNDAFGQHFAVEELWADKADQCRLWAEAMKYYANILNPFSPLVKAKVEEIQKLNLPIDIIATSHGAIWRENPLQIVEKYYEWSQAYQEDQITVVYDTMWDGTKKLAHKIADEVAKQSPDTRVKIFNISKTNKNDIMTEVFKSKAIAVGSPTVGNSVISSVAGWLDFLRELKFKNKKAAVFGTYGWSGESTKVLREELTKYGFSVVEPEIKCNWNPDADDFGKAEDLVKALLA; from the coding sequence ATGAGAAAGCATATAAAAAATAACGTATCTTGGGTTGGTAAAATTGACTGGGAATTACAAGAGTTCCACGGTTCTGATTACAGTATTAATAATGGGTCTAGCCAAAACGCATACTTGATCGAAGAGGAAAAGACTGTCCTCATTGATACTGTTTGGAAACCTCATTCCACAGAGTTTATCGATAATTTGGCATCTGAAATTGATTTAAATAAGATTGATTTCATCGTATGTAATCACGGCGAAGTCGATCACAGTGGTTCTTTGCCAGCATTGATGGAAAAAATCCCTAATACTCCGATTTATTGCACAGAAAATGCGGTTAAGTCCTTGGTTGGTCAATACCATCATCCAGAATGGAATTTCAGAACTGTAAAAAAAGGAGATTCCGTAGATATCGGCAACGGTAAGTCCTTGGTATTTGTGGAAATGCGCATGCTCCACTGGCCTGATTCTATGGCAACGTACATGACTGGCGACAATATCTTGTTCTCCAATGATGCTTTCGGTCAACATTTCGCCGTAGAAGAGTTGTGGGCCGACAAGGCTGATCAATGTCGTTTGTGGGCAGAGGCAATGAAATACTATGCCAATATTTTGAACCCGTTCTCTCCATTGGTAAAAGCAAAGGTTGAAGAAATTCAAAAGCTAAACTTGCCAATCGATATCATCGCTACAAGCCATGGTGCTATTTGGCGTGAAAACCCATTGCAAATCGTAGAGAAATATTATGAATGGTCTCAAGCATACCAAGAAGACCAAATTACAGTTGTATATGATACTATGTGGGATGGCACTAAAAAACTAGCCCATAAAATTGCCGATGAGGTCGCTAAACAATCCCCTGATACACGGGTTAAGATCTTTAATATCAGTAAAACCAATAAAAATGACATCATGACAGAGGTATTTAAGTCTAAAGCCATTGCTGTTGGATCTCCAACAGTAGGAAATAGCGTTATCTCTTCTGTTGCAGGCTGGCTCGACTTCTTACGCGAGTTGAAGTTTAAAAATAAAAAGGCTGCTGTATTCGGTACCTACGGTTGGTCTGGTGAATCTACAAAGGTACTTCGTGAAGAATTAACTAAATATGGTTTCTCTGTGGTAGAACCTGAAATCAAATGTAACTGGAACCCAGATGCTGATGATTTTGGCAAAGCAGAAGACCTTGTAAAAGCCTTGTTGGCTTAA
- a CDS encoding S-layer homology domain-containing protein, which produces MRENKHSKKLAFAVLAAAAAVGATVTPVSAANPVTEANGFITAAVGDQVNQTPAAHNAVSYGFVANNSATSIAVGQDNKITSANGSSSAYGNQNTVNGDQANAFGDGNTVEGAYAQAFGDSNVINGTHAIGYGYKNTVKESDANFRDRDYDNESDDRTKKLGDWRSNSVAIGSENTAAGSSALAVGHESKALMNEAIAVGHSANAERTWSTAIGTRANASEVRSQAIGYEAKAAGYKANAIGSGAQATGAHTNAIGSSAIASGDHAQAYGAGAQAQGERANAFGSDAHATANYAMAIGDHSVATDANSVAIGYQSQSAPATSVSSASVATTSITSGAPIATHTYGNFAGVGSAAKGSVSVGQVGQERQIKNVAAGEISATSTDAVNGSQLFSVAKDLQNQIDNSTPGAINNNITNLNNRVGDVEKRVNKVGAGSAALAALHPLDFNPDDKWTIAAGYGHYHNANSAALGAFYRPNEDTMFSVGGTVGTGETQLNAGVSIRLGKRSPESRSRVAMGREIAELNARLQDMENKYNNLLQILTPHAIDPSKTAEFPDVPRNHWAYQYISQLAGNGILVGYPDGTFKGDVKMTRYEFATMLYRALQNGAPIDDNMKRAMDEFGPELQNIRLNHFRVDRISGADNDRHKTERVRVNNEPHNQRDVYGSRINQ; this is translated from the coding sequence ATGAGAGAAAACAAACATTCCAAAAAATTAGCGTTTGCTGTATTGGCTGCTGCTGCAGCTGTAGGTGCTACGGTTACTCCTGTAAGTGCCGCTAATCCTGTAACTGAAGCTAATGGTTTCATTACTGCTGCTGTAGGTGATCAAGTAAATCAAACACCGGCTGCACACAATGCTGTAAGCTATGGTTTTGTTGCAAATAACTCAGCTACAAGCATCGCTGTAGGTCAAGATAATAAAATTACAAGTGCTAATGGTTCTAGCAGTGCATATGGTAACCAAAACACAGTTAATGGTGATCAAGCTAACGCATTTGGCGATGGCAATACTGTAGAAGGTGCTTATGCACAAGCATTTGGTGATAGCAATGTTATTAATGGTACACATGCTATCGGCTATGGTTACAAAAACACTGTAAAAGAATCTGATGCTAATTTCCGTGACCGTGATTATGATAATGAATCTGATGACCGTACTAAAAAACTTGGAGATTGGAGAAGTAACTCCGTTGCTATTGGCTCTGAAAATACAGCAGCTGGTAGTTCTGCACTAGCAGTAGGTCATGAATCTAAAGCTTTGATGAACGAAGCTATTGCTGTTGGTCATAGTGCTAATGCTGAACGTACTTGGTCTACTGCAATTGGTACACGCGCTAATGCATCTGAAGTTCGTTCTCAAGCTATTGGTTATGAAGCAAAAGCCGCTGGATACAAGGCTAACGCTATTGGTTCTGGTGCTCAAGCCACTGGTGCACATACTAATGCAATCGGTTCTTCCGCTATTGCTTCTGGTGATCATGCTCAAGCTTATGGTGCTGGTGCACAAGCTCAAGGTGAACGTGCAAATGCTTTCGGTTCTGATGCACATGCTACAGCTAACTATGCTATGGCAATTGGCGATCATTCTGTGGCGACTGATGCAAACTCAGTTGCTATTGGATATCAATCTCAATCTGCTCCGGCAACATCCGTAAGCAGTGCTTCTGTTGCGACAACTAGCATTACAAGTGGTGCTCCAATTGCAACTCATACATATGGTAACTTTGCTGGTGTAGGGTCTGCAGCTAAAGGCTCTGTATCTGTAGGTCAAGTTGGTCAAGAACGTCAAATTAAAAATGTAGCCGCAGGTGAAATCTCTGCTACATCTACAGATGCTGTTAACGGTAGCCAATTGTTCTCCGTGGCAAAAGACTTACAAAATCAAATAGATAATTCCACACCAGGTGCAATTAATAACAATATCACTAATTTGAACAACCGTGTTGGTGATGTTGAAAAACGCGTTAATAAAGTAGGTGCAGGTTCTGCTGCATTGGCTGCATTGCATCCATTGGACTTCAACCCAGATGACAAATGGACAATCGCTGCTGGTTATGGTCACTACCACAATGCTAACTCCGCTGCATTAGGTGCTTTCTACCGTCCTAACGAAGACACAATGTTCTCCGTTGGTGGTACAGTAGGTACTGGCGAAACTCAATTGAACGCTGGCGTATCCATCCGTCTTGGTAAACGTTCTCCTGAGTCCCGCTCTCGTGTAGCTATGGGCCGTGAAATTGCTGAATTGAATGCACGTCTTCAAGATATGGAAAACAAATATAACAACTTGTTACAAATCTTGACTCCACATGCAATCGACCCTAGCAAAACTGCTGAATTCCCAGATGTTCCTCGTAATCATTGGGCTTACCAATACATTAGCCAATTGGCTGGTAATGGTATCCTTGTTGGCTACCCTGATGGCACATTCAAAGGCGACGTTAAGATGACTCGTTACGAATTCGCTACTATGTTGTACCGTGCACTTCAAAATGGTGCTCCTATCGATGACAACATGAAACGTGCTATGGATGAATTTGGTCCTGAATTACAAAATATTCGTCTTAACCACTTCCGTGTTGACCGTATTTCTGGTGCTGACAACGATCGTCATAAAACAGAACGTGTTCGCGTTAACAATGAACCTCATAACCAACGCGACGTATACGGTTCCCGTATCAATCAATAA
- a CDS encoding IS3 family transposase encodes MLEYFSISRSTYYARLASIKKGDKYAEEREAIRTLVAMNKGRYGYRRITIALHKLGIHINHKVVMRIMKEENLTCKVRLKKYRSYRGTEGKIVPNIINRNFTATKPDQKWTTDITEFHLFRRKVYLSPILDMYNGEIVSYEISERPVLTQVLSMLDKAFRNRPNSKGCILHSDQGWQYQHSTYQKTLKNHAIIQSMSRKGNCLDNSVMENFFGLLKSELLYLEKFASYEDFINKLKDYINYYNTKRIKLKLKGMSPVEYRTHSHKVA; translated from the coding sequence ATGCTTGAGTACTTTAGTATTAGTCGTAGTACATATTATGCACGTTTAGCTAGCATAAAAAAGGGAGACAAATATGCAGAGGAACGAGAAGCTATTCGCACACTTGTGGCGATGAATAAAGGTCGTTATGGGTATCGCCGAATTACAATAGCATTACATAAATTAGGTATTCATATAAACCATAAAGTTGTAATGCGTATTATGAAGGAAGAAAACTTAACATGTAAAGTTCGACTAAAGAAATACCGTTCATATAGAGGTACTGAAGGAAAAATTGTTCCTAATATTATTAACCGAAACTTTACTGCAACAAAGCCAGATCAAAAATGGACCACAGATATTACTGAATTCCACTTGTTTAGGCGTAAGGTTTACTTGTCACCAATCTTAGATATGTATAATGGTGAAATTGTATCTTATGAAATATCAGAACGACCTGTATTAACACAGGTATTATCTATGCTGGATAAAGCCTTTAGGAATAGACCAAATAGCAAAGGCTGCATCCTACATTCAGATCAAGGTTGGCAGTACCAGCATAGTACTTATCAAAAAACATTAAAAAATCACGCTATCATCCAAAGTATGTCTCGAAAAGGTAACTGTTTGGATAATAGCGTGATGGAAAACTTCTTTGGTTTGTTGAAGTCAGAGTTGTTATATTTAGAAAAGTTTGCTTCCTACGAAGATTTTATCAACAAATTAAAGGATTATATTAATTATTACAATACCAAACGCATTAAGCTCAAATTAAAAGGAATGAGTCCGGTAGAATACCGAACTCATTCCCATAAAGTAGCTTAA
- a CDS encoding GNAT family N-acetyltransferase gives MKEFRQLTLADTAEYHKVLIDGYAAIKDYPITFDAIDFTEEESKDWIETYPVYGLYIDGHLVSSITFCMPWVKYSTPDKFPHIAHFVTAPEFKGKGYAREILGYAEELLIKKFKTPAVTLGTAKEHPWLPKMYESFGFKAYDQVHFRGKQHTTVLFKKDLI, from the coding sequence ATGAAAGAATTTAGACAATTAACACTAGCAGATACAGCGGAATACCATAAGGTATTAATTGACGGGTATGCAGCTATTAAGGACTATCCAATTACATTCGATGCCATTGACTTTACAGAGGAAGAATCTAAGGATTGGATCGAAACCTATCCTGTATATGGATTGTATATAGATGGACATCTTGTTAGCTCCATTACATTCTGTATGCCATGGGTGAAATATTCTACACCAGATAAATTTCCACATATTGCTCACTTTGTAACAGCACCTGAGTTTAAAGGAAAAGGCTATGCTCGGGAAATTCTTGGCTATGCGGAAGAATTATTGATCAAGAAATTTAAAACGCCAGCTGTTACATTGGGGACTGCCAAAGAACATCCTTGGTTGCCTAAGATGTATGAATCCTTCGGATTTAAAGCATATGACCAAGTGCATTTTAGAGGAAAACAACATACAACCGTATTGTTTAAAAAAGATTTGATTTAA
- a CDS encoding 3-isopropylmalate dehydratase small subunit yields MDFESKKIWRYGDDVDTDVIIPARYLAIADWNELAEHAMEDIDTTFAPNVKAGEIMVAGKNFGCGSSREHAPGVIKAKGVPVIIAHSFARIFFRNAINIGLPVIEIGEQVDRIDAGDAIGVDLSKGIVYNLTKNEQYQGTELPQFIQDIAAAGGLVNFAKNRK; encoded by the coding sequence ATGGATTTTGAAAGCAAAAAAATCTGGCGCTATGGCGACGATGTAGATACAGACGTAATCATTCCAGCTCGTTACTTGGCAATTGCTGATTGGAACGAATTGGCTGAACATGCGATGGAAGATATTGATACAACTTTCGCTCCTAATGTGAAAGCTGGCGAAATCATGGTAGCAGGTAAAAACTTTGGTTGCGGTTCCTCTCGTGAACACGCACCAGGCGTTATCAAAGCAAAAGGTGTACCTGTTATCATTGCACACTCCTTTGCACGTATCTTCTTCCGTAATGCCATCAACATCGGCTTACCTGTAATTGAAATCGGTGAACAAGTTGATCGTATCGATGCAGGCGATGCTATCGGCGTAGACTTGTCTAAAGGTATCGTGTACAACTTGACTAAAAACGAACAATACCAAGGCACTGAATTGCCACAATTCATTCAAGATATTGCGGCAGCTGGCGGTCTTGTGAACTTTGCGAAAAACCGCAAGTAA
- a CDS encoding helix-turn-helix domain-containing protein gives MSKYSKEVKEKAIYLSEKGWGRFRIAKELEVQESTVRNWLYKFKLSHNLTHKIGKQVFSADFKRKVLETRWKNKLSFNETAELFNLDNPSLISIWQKRYLDEGILGLYPKPKGIPSMKPKELISPTKEQSIKSDKERIKKLEAEIARLKYEMSFYDDFMKEMREIAKPNRAVKKKHKQLPSKD, from the coding sequence ATGTCAAAATATTCAAAAGAAGTAAAAGAAAAGGCTATCTATCTTTCTGAAAAAGGATGGGGTCGCTTTAGAATTGCTAAAGAGCTTGAAGTTCAAGAAAGTACTGTAAGAAATTGGCTATACAAGTTTAAACTTAGTCATAATTTGACCCATAAAATTGGTAAACAAGTATTTTCAGCAGATTTTAAACGTAAAGTTCTTGAAACTAGGTGGAAGAATAAGTTATCCTTTAATGAAACAGCAGAATTATTTAATTTAGATAATCCTAGTCTAATTTCTATATGGCAAAAGCGGTATTTAGACGAAGGAATTTTGGGGTTGTACCCCAAGCCTAAAGGTATACCATCTATGAAACCGAAAGAACTAATATCTCCCACAAAAGAGCAAAGTATTAAATCAGACAAAGAACGGATTAAAAAACTAGAAGCTGAAATTGCTCGGTTGAAATATGAAATGTCTTTTTACGATGACTTTATGAAAGAAATGCGTGAAATTGCTAAACCTAATAGAGCTGTAAAAAAAAAGCACAAACAATTGCCATCGAAAGATTAA
- a CDS encoding DUF308 domain-containing protein produces the protein MSGSSKFFFILSGIVSIILGIFLLLNPVINLIAFAWLFSIIFFVSAVSSIINYFTLSSELRSGWYLISGIINALFGIYLISGGFAFLPLVLPSTIGIWMVIDAIFIFIKSRKSDSMVSLMGRNAKWLALILLLLGLLLIFKPIASGEVFIYFIAFGFLFDGIYSIGEAFKK, from the coding sequence ATGAGTGGTTCAAGTAAATTCTTCTTTATTTTATCGGGTATTGTAAGCATTATCCTGGGGATATTCTTACTCTTAAATCCCGTTATTAATCTCATAGCTTTTGCCTGGCTTTTTTCTATTATCTTTTTCGTCAGTGCGGTCAGCTCTATTATAAATTATTTTACGTTATCGTCTGAATTACGTAGCGGCTGGTATCTTATCAGCGGCATTATCAATGCTCTATTCGGTATCTATTTAATATCCGGCGGATTTGCATTCCTACCATTAGTACTCCCAAGCACAATCGGCATCTGGATGGTAATTGACGCCATCTTTATTTTCATTAAATCAAGAAAGTCCGACAGCATGGTATCACTCATGGGACGTAATGCAAAATGGCTTGCACTAATTCTTTTACTATTAGGCCTATTACTCATATTTAAGCCGATTGCTTCCGGTGAGGTATTTATCTACTTTATCGCTTTCGGTTTCTTATTTGACGGAATTTATTCCATCGGTGAGGCTTTTAAAAAATAG
- the leuB gene encoding 3-isopropylmalate dehydrogenase has translation MSEKNIVLIPGDGIGTEIIAAAKAVCDVAFEKAGVKVNWIDKKAGGASIDAYGVPLTEDTIEACKAADAVLLGAVGGPKWDNVDPSIRPEKAILGLRKELGLFCNLRPVKIYPSLQEYSPLKKELVQDVDFVIVRELTGGIYFGEREEAQGEGANEFAWDKETYSRYEVERIMDIAMETARKRNKKVVSVDKANVLASSRLWRKIAQEKAAANPDIATDYFYVDNTAMQLVVNPAQFDVIVTTNLFGDILSDEGAVISGSIGLLPSASMGTGTALYEPIHGSAPDIMGQNLANPLGTILSAAMMCRHSLDLPQVADAIEKAVEQVLVDGYRTGDIYREGLKRVGTTEMAQAVIERL, from the coding sequence ATGAGTGAAAAGAATATCGTATTGATTCCTGGTGATGGTATCGGTACTGAGATTATTGCAGCAGCGAAGGCTGTGTGTGATGTGGCTTTTGAGAAAGCCGGTGTAAAGGTTAATTGGATTGATAAAAAAGCAGGCGGTGCGTCTATTGATGCATACGGCGTTCCTTTGACTGAGGATACTATCGAGGCTTGTAAAGCAGCTGATGCTGTATTGCTTGGTGCTGTAGGCGGTCCTAAATGGGATAATGTAGATCCTTCTATCCGTCCTGAAAAAGCAATCCTTGGCCTTCGCAAGGAGCTTGGTTTATTCTGTAACTTGCGTCCTGTAAAAATCTATCCGTCCTTGCAAGAGTATTCCCCACTTAAAAAGGAACTCGTACAAGATGTAGATTTTGTTATCGTTCGTGAGTTGACTGGCGGTATTTACTTCGGTGAACGCGAAGAGGCACAAGGCGAAGGTGCTAACGAGTTTGCTTGGGATAAAGAAACTTACAGCCGTTACGAAGTAGAGCGCATCATGGACATCGCTATGGAAACAGCTCGTAAACGTAACAAAAAGGTTGTATCTGTAGATAAAGCAAACGTATTGGCTTCTTCTCGTTTGTGGCGTAAAATTGCCCAAGAGAAAGCGGCAGCTAATCCAGATATCGCAACAGATTACTTCTATGTAGATAATACAGCGATGCAACTCGTTGTAAATCCTGCACAATTCGACGTTATCGTGACAACAAACTTGTTCGGCGACATCTTGTCCGACGAAGGCGCTGTTATCTCCGGTTCCATCGGGCTTTTACCATCCGCATCCATGGGGACAGGCACAGCATTGTACGAGCCAATCCACGGTTCCGCACCAGACATCATGGGCCAAAACTTGGCGAACCCATTGGGTACCATCTTGTCTGCAGCTATGATGTGCCGTCATTCCCTTGATTTACCTCAAGTGGCTGATGCTATTGAAAAAGCTGTTGAACAAGTGCTCGTTGACGGTTACCGCACAGGCGATATCTACCGCGAAGGCTTGAAACGCGTAGGTACCACAGAAATGGCACAAGCTGTTATTGAACGACTTTAA